A region of the Kaistia geumhonensis genome:
ACGATCCGGCTCCTTGGGGTCGCGGCTCCTTGCGGTGGCCGGACAATAGCCGAACCCGCCGCCGCGGTCGCGCTCCGCGTTATGCGCCGGTCGCGGACCGCCAGTCGGCGGCATAGTCGGCGAAGCCGGCGCCGAGCGAGGGTGCGGGCGGCGGGTCGGCGAGGGCGAGGGCGCCGTCCGGTCCATCGGCGAGAAGGGCGGCGCCTTCGGTGGTGCCGGTCGCATCAGGGCGGCCGATGACCGGCCGCGGCACCAGCGCCGCCAGGGCAGAGAGAAACAGGCGATTGCGCGCGAGCGGCCCCTCGATCAGCACCGGACCCTCCGCTCCGGCGAGCGTCAGCGACACCTCTGCGACGAGCGCGGCATAGAGCGTCGCGGCGGCCGTCCGCTCGCCCGGCGTGAGCTTGGCGGCGTCGTGCGACCAGGAGCCTTTTCGGCTGCCGAACGGCCCGGAACCCGGAACGAAGCCCGGCAGCGCCATGATGCGTCGCTCGATGACGGTGGCGATGTCGGCATCGGTCGGCTCGACCGCGGCGCCTTCGGTCAGGATCTCGAACTCGCGGCCGGTCATGGACATGGTCGAGGAGACCGGCCGACCGAAGGCGTCGACATAGGCGAGGCCGCCGCGCGCGGGATCGAGCCGGTCGAGGCTGCCGCCAGCGGCGAAGGTGATCATCCAGGTACCGGTCGAGATGACGGCGAAGGGAAGCGGCCGGTTCAGGATATGCGGCAGCAGGCTGGCATTCGAGTCGTGGATGCCGGCGACGACGCGGCAATCCTCCGGCAGGCCGGCCGCGGCGGCGAGCTCCGGCAAGATGGCCCCCGCGATGCCCCAGGGCGCTATTCGGGGCGGAAAGAGCGAGGCCCATCCTTCGCGGTGGGCAAGGGCCGAATAATCGCCGGCGCCGGCGTTCCAGAGGTCGGTGTGCGCCCCGAAGGCGGTCGGCTCGGCGACGCGCGTTCCCGTGAGCCGCCAGACCCAGTATTGCGGATAAGGCAGGATGGCCGACGCCCGAGCGAAATCGTGCGGGAAGCGCCGCGCCAACCAGAACAGCTGGCGGCCGGCATTGAGCCCGCCCGGCAGGTCCGGCGACAGGATCTCCCCGAAGGCGCCGCGAGCGCGGCGATAGTCATCGGCAAGTTCGTCCGGCCCGGGGTGCTCGTAGTCGAGCACCGGCAGGACGAGGCCGCCCTCGTCGATCAGCGTGATCGCCGCGCCATGCGTCGTCACCGCGATGACCTCGATTCGCGCGCGCGGCGCCGCTTCTGCGAGACCGGCGAGGAACCAGGCCCAGATCGCCTCGACGTCGAAATGCGGATAGGGCGGGGCGGGAAGAACGGCGCTGCGCATGCTGCGCATCGCGATGACGGCGCGGCTGGCGCGGTCGATCACGGCGAGCTTGGTGTTCGACTTGCCTATATCGAGAACGGCGACGGCGGCGGGGCGTGTCGTCATGGCTGGCTCGTCATGGGGTGTCGTCAGGAGCGGGCGGCTTTGGCCAAGGCGCGGCGATAGATCTCGGCGTCCCAGTTGACGAGCTCGCTTTCTTCCGAAGCCGTGAGAAGGCGGAGGTCGGCGGCTGGATCGATGCGGCCGGTGACGTCGGCGATCGCCCGCGCCAGCGCATCGGCACCGTTCAGCGCGGCGCGATGGACGAGCACGCCGAGGCCGGGCAACGCGAGCAGCATCTGCGGCACCGTCGCGTCGGATTCGAAGGTCGCCGGCATCTCTCCGTCGGGAAGGACGGCCACGGCGCTGCCCAGGAACACGACATGATCGGGATAGAGCGTGCCGCGCCGGGCGACGGCGAGGCGCTCCGGATCGGTCGCCGTGTCATGGGCGACCGGATCTGCTGGAAGGCGCCAGTCCGAACCTTCGGCGAGGCGTTCCAACGCTCCGATATCGGCCGGCGGCGCCGGACGGGCGGGCGTCGCGAGTGCGGCCGAGACACGGCGCAGCAGCGCCCCCGCCTCGTCCACCGTTTCGGCTGCGACGATGAGGCCGTGATTGCCGAGCGTCACGACATTGGTGCCCGATTTGGCTTCGGCCGAGATGGCGCGGGCGAGTGGCAGGCCGGGCTTCAGATAGGGAATATGGCAATGGACGACGCCATCGAGGCCGGCGAGGCAGGTGTCGATCGCGGCAGCGGCATCGCTTCGGGCGGCGAGCGCGACCGTCTCGATGCAATGGACATGCAGGACCACCGCCTGCGGAAAGACGGCATGAACCGAGGTCTCGAC
Encoded here:
- a CDS encoding FGGY-family carbohydrate kinase; this encodes MTTRPAAVAVLDIGKSNTKLAVIDRASRAVIAMRSMRSAVLPAPPYPHFDVEAIWAWFLAGLAEAAPRARIEVIAVTTHGAAITLIDEGGLVLPVLDYEHPGPDELADDYRRARGAFGEILSPDLPGGLNAGRQLFWLARRFPHDFARASAILPYPQYWVWRLTGTRVAEPTAFGAHTDLWNAGAGDYSALAHREGWASLFPPRIAPWGIAGAILPELAAAAGLPEDCRVVAGIHDSNASLLPHILNRPLPFAVISTGTWMITFAAGGSLDRLDPARGGLAYVDAFGRPVSSTMSMTGREFEILTEGAAVEPTDADIATVIERRIMALPGFVPGSGPFGSRKGSWSHDAAKLTPGERTAAATLYAALVAEVSLTLAGAEGPVLIEGPLARNRLFLSALAALVPRPVIGRPDATGTTEGAALLADGPDGALALADPPPAPSLGAGFADYAADWRSATGA
- a CDS encoding class II aldolase/adducin family protein, giving the protein MAVSQALSALAALSAHIGRDPLVTQAAGGNTSVKEGGRLWIKASGTWLAEADRRDIFLPVALDPLRAAIAAGDERAAKATDFVIAEANPHGLRPSVETSVHAVFPQAVVLHVHCIETVALAARSDAAAAIDTCLAGLDGVVHCHIPYLKPGLPLARAISAEAKSGTNVVTLGNHGLIVAAETVDEAGALLRRVSAALATPARPAPPADIGALERLAEGSDWRLPADPVAHDTATDPERLAVARRGTLYPDHVVFLGSAVAVLPDGEMPATFESDATVPQMLLALPGLGVLVHRAALNGADALARAIADVTGRIDPAADLRLLTASEESELVNWDAEIYRRALAKAARS